DNA sequence from the Candidatus Kaistella beijingensis genome:
TTTACTTCCGCACCGTTCAATTTTAAGTGAACATAATCGGCAAAAGTTCCGTCGGGATGCATTACCACTATTTTGTTGTTGAATTTTGCGCAGGAAATATTGGCGCAGCTTTGCGTATTGTTTTCGACCACCGCAACAACTTTTCCTTCTCTTGCTGCAAAAATTTTTTCGCCGGTTTTTAAGTTAAAGTCGAGCGCGTTTGCATTTTGGTGCGAGAATTTTCCGTTGTAGCCTTGGTAAATCAACTGCGTTTTTCCTTTCTCAAAAGGCAGGTCATAGATGTAATCTTTGTCATAATCTTTCTGCAAAGCATTTCCGAAATTGAAAGTATTGGTGTACGAAAAGGAATTTGCAGCATTTTGCTTGATCACCGTAATTTTTGCGATTTCAAATTTCTTCGCTTTCGCCGGAATCACTACAATTTGGTTACTCGGAAGCGAAGAAGTCATGTTCGACAGCTTAAAGTCAAACTTAGCCGACATCGGCATTTCCTCGTCATTGTCTGCGAAAATAATGATATTGCGATTTACCGTTTCATTGTAAAAACGGATGTTCCATTTGTTTTGGGAGAAAGCAAAACTTGAAAAAAAAAGAAAAAAAACTATAAAAATAGGTCGAATCATTAAATTAAATCTGAAATTGTCAACTTGCAAAAATGTACATCCGTCTTGAAAAACCCATCATGCAGCTCAAGAAATCAACTTCACGATTTCAAGCGCCACTTTTAAAGCTTCGGTTCCGTCTTCCAGGGAAACTTCCACATTTTTATTTTCGGTAATGGCATCGGCAAAACTTTCTAGTTCATCTAAAATGGCGTTATTTGGCTGAATGTTGGGATATTCAAAAATAATCTGATTTTTTTCACCTTCCGCATTTTCGATAATCATATCAAAATCAGTTGGATTTTCCGGAGCTGGTTTCATTCGGATAACTTCCGCTTTTTTCTCTAAAAAATCGACAGAAATATAGGCGTCTTTCTGAAAAAATCGAGACTTTCTCATGGCTTTCATCGAAATTCTTGAGGTTGTCAAATTCGCTACACAACCGTTTTCAAACTCAATTCTTGCGTTACAAATATCGGGCGATTTCGAAACCACAGAAACTCCGCTTGCGTGAATGTTTTTCACTGTTGATTTCACGATGGAAAGCAAAATATCCAAATCGTGGATCATCAAATCCAAAACCACGGAAACATCCGTTCCGCGCGGATTGAATTCCGCCAAACGGTGAATCTCTATAAACATCGGGTCTTTGATGAAATCTTTAGAGCCAATAAAGGCGGGATTGTATCTTTCAACGTGTCCAACTTGCGCCTTGATCCCGTGTTCACGGCATTTGTAGAGGATTTCTTCTGCCTGTTTCAAGGTTTGGGTAACCGGTTTTTCGATGAAGAAATGTTTTCTATTTTCAATTGCCTTCATCGCATAATCGTAATGATAAACGGTGGGTGTTACAATATCGAGCATGTCGATTTCGTTCAACAAATCATCAAAATTCGCATAATATTTGTAACCGAATTCGGCTTCAAGTTTTTTTCCGTTTTCAACATCCGCATCGTGAAAACCTACCAATTCATATTTTTCCGACTGATTCAGCAATCTCAAATGGATTTTTCCCAAATGTCCTGCACCGACTAAACCTGCTTTGAGCATAGAAATTTAATTTTTTCAAAGATAATAATTTGGTACGAGATTCGGGATACGAGTTTCGAGGTCGTAATACGAGATATGAGATTCATTTTAACAGATTTGAAATTTGAGGTCAACTGATTTAAGT
Encoded proteins:
- a CDS encoding M23 family metallopeptidase encodes the protein MIRPIFIVFFLFFSSFAFSQNKWNIRFYNETVNRNIIIFADNDEEMPMSAKFDFKLSNMTSSLPSNQIVVIPAKAKKFEIAKITVIKQNAANSFSYTNTFNFGNALQKDYDKDYIYDLPFEKGKTQLIYQGYNGKFSHQNANALDFNLKTGEKIFAAREGKVVAVVENNTQSCANISCAKFNNKIVVMHPDGTFADYVHLKLNGAEVKIGDEVKKGQFIGYSGNTGFSNGPHLHFAVFLNRIDGKRDYLPTKFKTSESDSLLLEEGKSYTKNY
- a CDS encoding Gfo/Idh/MocA family protein, which gives rise to MLKAGLVGAGHLGKIHLRLLNQSEKYELVGFHDADVENGKKLEAEFGYKYYANFDDLLNEIDMLDIVTPTVYHYDYAMKAIENRKHFFIEKPVTQTLKQAEEILYKCREHGIKAQVGHVERYNPAFIGSKDFIKDPMFIEIHRLAEFNPRGTDVSVVLDLMIHDLDILLSIVKSTVKNIHASGVSVVSKSPDICNARIEFENGCVANLTTSRISMKAMRKSRFFQKDAYISVDFLEKKAEVIRMKPAPENPTDFDMIIENAEGEKNQIIFEYPNIQPNNAILDELESFADAITENKNVEVSLEDGTEALKVALEIVKLIS